The DNA segment TCGCCAACCACATCACCTACGATGCCTTCGGCAACGTGCTAAGCGAAACGAACGCCACGCTTGACACGACAGGCTTCGGCTTCACCGCCCGCTACTTCGACGAAGCGACCGGCCTGCAATACAACACCAACCGCTGGTACAACGCCGAGCTAGGTAGGTGGATGAGCCAGGACCCGATTGGGTTTGAGGCGGGGGATGAGAATCTTTATCGGTATGTGGGGCATGAGGTTACTGTGTTTACGGACCCGAGTGGTCTGGAAGAATGAAAACCTGGATTTGGTGCGTGGGGAATAGGATTAGCAGAATGGTGGTACGTAGAGAAGGATCCAATAAGGAATCAAAAGTTTAACCGCAATCCACCACCACCGAAGTCGCCGCCGAAACGTGGTAGTCTAGCGTCAATTCGAGAAGATTTGGCAAGCCAAGACGCCGGGTGGAAGGCGCTTGATGAATTGAGCAGGGAAAATTATCGTGAAGGCGTCCAAACAGCCAAAGCGTTTCAGCGCGA comes from the Bremerella cremea genome and includes:
- a CDS encoding RHS repeat-associated core domain-containing protein, with amino-acid sequence MLQIDDNGEVDHRLLWRANVDQLLADENASGDVYWALTDHLNTVHDWAEYDDLTDTTSVANHITYDAFGNVLSETNATLDTTGFGFTARYFDEATGLQYNTNRWYNAELGRWMSQDPIGFEAGDENLYRYVGHEVTVFTDPSGLEE